One region of Spirochaetota bacterium genomic DNA includes:
- the blaOXA gene encoding class D beta-lactamase, translating to MKTKIICIVCILSTPFLWGKNRNDLFLKNYMEGNHLNGTVVIESLKTKERHVYNEKRSKEYFLPASTFKIVNTLIALWEKVIHDETEIIKWDGKDKGRVEWNKDQNLKSAFAVSCVWFYQELAKRIGNDRYLIYLRKIRYGNMKTGSGVDSFWLNGDLRISAVGQISVLKDIYAKNGPFDGSAYEILKSIMIVDKTDDYIVRAKTGAASNVGWYVGYLETGDDVYFFSCNIDIADNEQLKYRKEIIYTAFKELGIIK from the coding sequence GTGAAGACTAAAATAATATGTATCGTATGTATTCTATCCACACCATTCCTCTGGGGAAAAAATAGAAATGATCTATTTTTAAAAAACTACATGGAAGGAAATCATCTTAATGGCACGGTCGTAATTGAATCATTAAAAACAAAAGAAAGACATGTATATAATGAAAAACGATCAAAAGAATATTTTTTGCCCGCATCGACGTTTAAAATAGTCAATACGCTGATTGCCCTGTGGGAAAAGGTTATACATGATGAAACTGAAATAATAAAATGGGATGGCAAGGACAAGGGGCGCGTGGAATGGAATAAGGACCAGAATTTGAAAAGCGCCTTTGCCGTGAGTTGCGTATGGTTTTACCAGGAATTGGCAAAGAGAATTGGAAATGACAGGTACCTGATATATTTAAGGAAAATCAGATATGGAAATATGAAAACCGGAAGTGGAGTTGATTCATTCTGGCTCAATGGTGATCTGCGAATATCCGCCGTTGGGCAAATCAGCGTTCTTAAAGACATTTATGCGAAAAACGGCCCCTTTGATGGCAGTGCCTATGAAATTCTTAAATCAATAATGATTGTTGATAAAACTGATGATTATATTGTGCGGGCCAAAACGGGTGCTGCTTCAAATGTCGGATGGTATGTGGGTTATCTGGAAACCGGGGATGATGTTTATTTTTTTTCATGCAATATTGATATCGCTGATAACGAACAATTGAAATATCGTAAGGAAATAATATACACGGCTTTTAAAGAACTGGGAATAATCAAATAG
- a CDS encoding nucleoside deaminase → MDMQRIIEELIQKQQHALDCGNPPFAAVIECEDEILASAANDSRTTGNPLRHAEMLAIECVIEKHGPAVLLKSHLYSTNEPCPMCVGACIWSGIPNVTYFLAQEDVARIRGWGRFIPAKTIASADDSGICINGPIMNEEMLRMHEKFWSADGNSKKKHSIHLSS, encoded by the coding sequence ATGGATATGCAGAGAATTATCGAAGAATTAATACAAAAGCAGCAGCACGCCCTCGACTGTGGCAATCCGCCCTTTGCCGCGGTTATCGAGTGTGAGGATGAGATCCTTGCGTCTGCGGCAAATGACTCGCGTACAACCGGAAATCCCTTGCGTCATGCGGAAATGCTGGCGATTGAGTGCGTAATTGAAAAGCATGGCCCCGCAGTCCTTCTGAAATCGCATCTCTATTCGACCAATGAGCCCTGTCCAATGTGCGTTGGAGCGTGCATCTGGTCCGGTATTCCCAATGTTACTTACTTTCTCGCGCAGGAGGATGTCGCCAGGATCAGGGGATGGGGTAGGTTTATCCCGGCAAAGACCATAGCCTCGGCGGATGACTCGGGCATATGTATCAATGGTCCGATTATGAATGAAGAAATGCTGCGGATGCATGAAAAATTCTGGAGCGCCGATGGCAATTCGAAGAAAAAGCATTCAATCCATTTATCTTCTTAA